Proteins found in one Alicyclobacillus cycloheptanicus genomic segment:
- a CDS encoding SDR family oxidoreductase — MARGIAPMMVEQGHGKIINISMNYETMRRRGFVQYGYGPSRAGVESPSYIMADPIVFLASDGITGERIVATEFAEWCAGRVGGES, encoded by the coding sequence GTGGCCCGTGGGATTGCACCGATGATGGTAGAGCAGGGTCACGGGAAGATCATCAACATCAGCATGAACTACGAAACTATGCGTCGAAGAGGATTTGTGCAATACGGATACGGTCCGTCTCGTGCCGGGGTCGAGTCGCCGTCGTACATCATGGCGGATCCGATTGTCTTCCTGGCGTCGGACGGGATCACGGGCGAGCGGATTGTGGCCACGGAGTTTGCTGAGTGGTGCGCAGGCAGGGTTGGTGGCGAAAGCTGA
- a CDS encoding transposase, with protein sequence MPGRKWTVDEKMNIVLEGMVPGANISEVCRQHGVAQSLYYKWRDAFLTGGRAGLQSGPSTREQELEKQLQEAMSKIGEQAMEIDVLRKKSNWGRK encoded by the coding sequence ATGCCAGGACGTAAGTGGACTGTGGACGAGAAAATGAACATTGTGTTGGAAGGGATGGTTCCCGGGGCGAATATCAGCGAGGTTTGCCGACAGCATGGTGTGGCCCAAAGTCTGTATTACAAGTGGCGTGACGCGTTTCTGACTGGTGGACGAGCAGGGCTTCAGTCAGGTCCTTCTACCCGGGAGCAGGAGTTGGAGAAGCAGTTGCAGGAAGCCATGAGCAAAATTGGCGAGCAAGCTATGGAAATCGATGTGTTGCGAAAAAAATCGAACTGGGGCCGGAAGTAA
- a CDS encoding MDR family MFS transporter, giving the protein MERTVGATSREFSVRKILPTVFALIFGMLVVMMDSSVMNVAIPTLESAFQSGLKIMQWSITGYTLALSAVIPLAGWFSDRFGAKRVFLISIGLFMVGSLLCSIATSPAQLITFRVLQGLAGGMVAPIGIAFSFRVAPPDKRGSVMGLLGLPMLISPVLGPLLSGWLLEYASWHWIFLINVPIGIVALALGLRFLPRSVDTKNPQLDIPGAIMAPFSFAAIVYGVHDGGSQGWSVPSTIIPLTIGVLSLCVFIVVELRRQMPLLELRAFQSVEFSKGVVIVFVNWTAIFGTLFLIPLYLQQVRGFSTFHSGLMVIPQAVLSFIGLQIGGKLFDKYGARPIVFAGLLILSAALYWLSQIQVNTSIASLVTNLCILGLGQGLTTMQISTHVLKSAPAQLISRVTPITTSGQQIFGSLAVAMMSGFLASNIAKHMHAVANQSKEALVSAMATGFGDTFHIALIIALCGLVLSIFLNKPRTRQG; this is encoded by the coding sequence GTGGAAAGAACGGTAGGTGCGACGTCACGCGAGTTTTCTGTGAGAAAAATACTTCCAACTGTGTTCGCGCTCATCTTTGGCATGCTCGTCGTCATGATGGACAGCAGTGTTATGAACGTGGCCATACCCACACTCGAATCAGCGTTTCAATCGGGTTTGAAAATCATGCAATGGTCAATTACAGGCTATACGCTCGCGTTATCCGCAGTCATTCCGCTAGCGGGATGGTTTTCTGACAGATTTGGAGCGAAGCGGGTATTCCTCATCTCCATCGGCCTGTTCATGGTTGGGTCTTTGTTATGCTCAATTGCAACATCACCTGCGCAACTAATTACCTTTCGCGTCCTTCAAGGGCTGGCTGGCGGTATGGTAGCGCCCATCGGTATTGCATTTTCGTTTCGGGTGGCGCCTCCGGACAAACGTGGCTCGGTCATGGGATTATTGGGGCTGCCGATGCTAATCTCCCCCGTACTTGGCCCACTTCTATCCGGGTGGCTACTGGAATACGCAAGCTGGCATTGGATATTTCTAATTAATGTTCCGATTGGTATTGTCGCATTGGCGTTAGGACTGAGGTTTCTACCTCGTTCAGTGGACACGAAAAATCCACAGCTCGATATTCCTGGGGCGATTATGGCACCGTTCTCTTTTGCGGCGATTGTATATGGTGTGCATGACGGTGGGAGCCAAGGTTGGAGCGTTCCGTCCACCATCATACCACTAACCATCGGCGTGCTATCTCTATGCGTATTTATTGTGGTCGAACTGAGACGACAGATGCCACTGTTGGAATTGCGAGCGTTTCAATCTGTGGAGTTCAGTAAGGGTGTAGTGATCGTTTTTGTAAATTGGACGGCAATTTTCGGGACACTATTCTTGATTCCTCTATATTTGCAACAAGTAAGAGGCTTCTCTACCTTTCATTCGGGGCTGATGGTGATTCCACAAGCGGTCCTGTCCTTTATTGGCCTCCAAATAGGTGGAAAGTTGTTCGACAAGTATGGCGCGCGTCCCATCGTGTTTGCTGGTCTTCTTATACTGTCAGCCGCCCTCTATTGGTTATCCCAAATTCAAGTGAACACGTCCATCGCCTCGCTCGTTACGAACTTGTGCATTTTGGGATTGGGCCAAGGTCTTACAACGATGCAGATCAGTACCCACGTTCTTAAATCAGCCCCAGCGCAACTGATTAGCCGTGTTACTCCAATCACGACTTCGGGGCAACAGATTTTTGGTTCCTTGGCCGTCGCAATGATGTCTGGATTTTTAGCCTCAAATATCGCGAAGCACATGCATGCCGTTGCCAACCAGTCAAAGGAAGCACTGGTTTCTGCTATGGCGACCGGGTTTGGCGATACGTTTCATATTGCATTAATCATCGCTCTATGTGGGCTTGTTTTGAGCATCTTCTTAAATAAGCCTAGAACCCGTCAAGGTTGA
- a CDS encoding MFS transporter produces the protein MIRLLMNNRRLRMFLLGSTLSTLGSAMSTVALPLYVLAHFHSSLLLGVVFVARELPGIVLALWAGGLVDRLGAWKSTIVALAVCGVGIGAIPMVGFSFVLTVVSSAVLGIGLTLLSPTVSIYIPALVSDEALESANGAFQSTFMEGNLVGTALGGWIVERGQYGLGFYADAMTYFLAIGTVLLVGPVRPNLVAVQASEQRIINSFRRMVVEILRNKAFTQMLVVDGGMYFAMGAINVALPLYTAHTLRLPWLYSPILMTTGVGELLAGLMSSSVPKLVHEGQEGKWYVGMASLVGMSYILMVLFPSVTTVFVASFIGSIITGLLYVIYASTMQRTIPAEAMGKFQTVMSGLSSAFTGGGSVVAGVLSSGLWGFGISACVLWICAVVSMVLVRA, from the coding sequence ATGATCCGTTTGCTGATGAATAACCGCCGTTTGCGAATGTTTCTCCTGGGCTCCACTTTGTCGACTCTGGGCAGCGCAATGAGTACCGTTGCCTTGCCTTTATACGTGTTGGCCCATTTTCATAGCTCTCTACTACTCGGCGTGGTCTTCGTAGCCAGAGAACTCCCTGGCATCGTATTAGCCCTGTGGGCGGGAGGTTTAGTTGATCGGCTTGGCGCATGGAAGTCAACCATCGTCGCACTTGCGGTTTGCGGTGTGGGGATCGGGGCGATCCCGATGGTAGGCTTCAGTTTTGTACTGACTGTGGTCTCCAGTGCGGTGCTCGGCATTGGCCTGACCCTGTTGTCACCCACGGTCTCCATATATATCCCCGCCTTAGTTTCGGATGAAGCATTGGAGTCTGCCAACGGAGCGTTCCAGTCCACATTTATGGAGGGCAATTTGGTTGGGACGGCGCTAGGCGGCTGGATTGTTGAGAGAGGCCAATACGGTTTGGGATTCTATGCGGACGCCATGACCTACTTTTTAGCCATTGGAACGGTGCTGCTTGTCGGGCCGGTTCGGCCCAACTTGGTTGCGGTTCAAGCCTCCGAACAGCGCATCATCAACTCCTTTCGCCGAATGGTCGTCGAAATCCTGAGAAACAAAGCCTTCACACAGATGTTAGTGGTCGATGGGGGAATGTACTTTGCGATGGGTGCCATCAATGTAGCACTTCCGCTATACACGGCGCACACGCTCCGTTTGCCTTGGTTGTATAGTCCAATACTCATGACAACCGGGGTGGGTGAACTGCTTGCCGGGCTGATGTCTTCCTCGGTTCCGAAATTAGTTCATGAAGGGCAGGAAGGGAAGTGGTACGTTGGAATGGCCAGTCTCGTCGGCATGAGTTACATTCTTATGGTCCTGTTTCCATCCGTTACAACAGTATTTGTCGCCAGTTTCATCGGCAGTATCATAACCGGATTGCTCTATGTGATATATGCAAGTACGATGCAGCGGACAATTCCTGCGGAAGCGATGGGGAAATTTCAGACTGTGATGTCCGGCTTAAGCTCTGCGTTCACTGGTGGAGGGAGTGTAGTGGCTGGGGTACTCAGTTCCGGGCTTTGGGGATTCGGGATCTCGGCATGCGTACTGTGGATATGTGCCGTGGTAAGCATGGTTTTGGTGAGGGCGTAG
- a CDS encoding MFS transporter, which translates to MNSTQLLRSNRNYRNLWLASVGSQFGNWFNEVALAQVTLTLTHLPAAMGFVLLCRSLPFVILGPLAGPFVDRFPKKRTLMMSDFVRTFFALALILSVLFHASWILYVDSALLGISGVLFGPARSAAIPLVVSKDDLAAANGLESQASGLIQVIGAAAGGVVACIPHNKSEKTAA; encoded by the coding sequence ATGAACAGTACACAGTTGTTGCGTTCCAACCGAAACTATCGAAACCTCTGGCTGGCTTCGGTAGGGAGTCAGTTCGGTAACTGGTTCAACGAGGTCGCACTTGCACAGGTCACACTCACGCTAACGCATTTACCAGCGGCAATGGGATTTGTGCTACTCTGTCGGTCACTGCCTTTCGTAATTTTGGGACCTCTTGCCGGTCCATTCGTGGACAGATTCCCGAAGAAACGAACCCTCATGATGTCTGACTTCGTACGTACATTCTTTGCTCTGGCGTTGATTTTATCTGTTCTGTTTCATGCAAGTTGGATTCTGTATGTAGATTCCGCATTGCTTGGCATCTCAGGTGTCCTGTTTGGCCCAGCACGCAGTGCAGCAATCCCCCTCGTCGTTTCCAAAGATGATTTGGCGGCTGCCAATGGACTCGAATCCCAAGCCAGTGGGTTGATCCAGGTCATTGGTGCAGCAGCAGGCGGAGTCGTAGCGTGTATTCCGCATAATAAAAGTGAGAAGACCGCAGCGTAA
- a CDS encoding retropepsin-like aspartic protease: MKMKIVNGILIASLTITHKENTKVLHDMIVDTGSAHTWVNLDAVENNLDVAPEDGDQIVTAFGIGGRDIANRKRIDRLEFGTFSVTDFQVDFGRLDDDISGLIGLDLLMAGNFVLDLSRLEMHQAHT; this comes from the coding sequence ATGAAGATGAAGATTGTCAACGGGATCTTGATCGCTTCCCTTACAATCACGCATAAGGAGAATACCAAGGTTTTACACGACATGATTGTCGATACCGGGTCAGCGCATACGTGGGTAAACCTTGACGCTGTAGAAAACAACCTAGACGTTGCCCCAGAGGACGGCGACCAGATCGTAACTGCCTTTGGTATCGGTGGCCGGGACATAGCCAATCGCAAGCGCATCGACAGATTGGAATTTGGAACCTTTAGCGTGACGGACTTCCAGGTGGATTTTGGACGGCTTGATGATGACATCAGTGGATTGATCGGACTAGACTTGCTCATGGCTGGGAATTTCGTGCTTGATCTATCGAGACTTGAGATGCATCAAGCTCACACTTAA
- a CDS encoding SDR family oxidoreductase, with amino-acid sequence MQRFGQPDDVAHMVSFLCSDKASYITGQLFFVNGGNSMG; translated from the coding sequence TTGCAGCGCTTTGGGCAGCCGGACGATGTTGCACACATGGTGTCGTTTCTCTGCTCAGACAAAGCATCCTACATCACGGGACAGTTGTTCTTTGTCAATGGCGGCAATTCCATGGGCTAG
- a CDS encoding MBL fold metallo-hydrolase has translation METWICTTCGTQYPESETSPAYCPICEDERQYIGPGGQRWTTLEEMKASGYRNAYYEHEPNLLGIETVPEFAIGQHAKLIRTPYGNILWDCISYIDDVTVDLIRGIGGIQAIAISHPHFYSSMVEWAERFDARIYLHVRDTQWVMRPSERIEFWNGTQVELNPQVTLVHVGGHFAGSTVLLWKSGANGKGVLLTGDTISVSADRRWVSFMYSFPNRIPLSATIMGRIRSNLEPLSFDRLYGTQFDTVIETDAKGSVMRSVDRYLEALNRTEER, from the coding sequence ATGGAGACATGGATCTGCACAACCTGCGGAACACAGTATCCAGAGAGTGAAACTTCCCCCGCATATTGCCCCATCTGCGAGGATGAGCGGCAGTACATTGGGCCCGGCGGGCAAAGATGGACGACGTTAGAAGAGATGAAGGCAAGCGGATACCGGAATGCTTATTACGAGCACGAACCAAACCTGTTGGGGATCGAAACGGTCCCCGAATTTGCGATCGGCCAGCATGCCAAACTCATTCGCACGCCGTACGGGAACATTCTATGGGACTGCATCTCTTACATTGACGACGTAACGGTAGACTTGATTCGGGGAATCGGCGGCATTCAAGCCATCGCCATTTCACACCCTCACTTCTACTCTTCCATGGTGGAGTGGGCAGAACGATTCGATGCACGCATCTATCTTCATGTTCGTGACACACAGTGGGTGATGCGTCCGAGCGAACGAATCGAGTTTTGGAATGGTACGCAAGTTGAGTTGAACCCGCAGGTAACATTGGTTCACGTGGGGGGGCATTTTGCCGGATCGACCGTGCTACTCTGGAAGTCCGGTGCGAATGGCAAAGGGGTTCTGCTGACAGGCGACACGATTTCGGTGTCGGCAGATCGCCGCTGGGTGTCGTTTATGTATAGTTTCCCGAATCGGATCCCGTTGTCTGCCACAATCATGGGAAGGATTCGCAGCAATCTGGAGCCGCTCTCTTTTGACCGACTCTATGGAACACAGTTTGATACAGTGATTGAAACCGATGCGAAAGGTTCAGTCATGCGGTCAGTGGATCGTTATCTAGAGGCACTGAACCGAACGGAAGAACGCTGA
- a CDS encoding GNAT family N-acetyltransferase, whose product MITIMKARREHVEGICRVCTLGYWDTYGEMRPASYIQRIVDEFYNSERVAREVQNGEYWVAVDGETVVGAGGGGMISDTEGELFALYVDPERRYEGIGTLLLTAITDELRESGAKVMWVSVAKGNKKGIPFYESRGFTLQGERKAYASLDDEDYVSLRYFRQI is encoded by the coding sequence GTGATCACGATCATGAAAGCCCGCCGTGAGCACGTAGAAGGCATTTGTCGGGTCTGTACGCTGGGATACTGGGATACGTACGGAGAGATGCGCCCCGCATCGTACATCCAGCGTATTGTCGATGAATTCTACAATTCGGAAAGAGTGGCACGTGAAGTGCAGAACGGCGAGTATTGGGTTGCTGTTGACGGGGAGACAGTCGTTGGCGCTGGTGGAGGTGGGATGATTTCGGATACGGAAGGAGAACTTTTTGCGCTGTACGTAGATCCGGAACGGCGGTATGAAGGAATCGGTACTCTCTTGCTTACTGCCATTACGGATGAACTGAGAGAATCCGGTGCTAAGGTGATGTGGGTGTCCGTCGCAAAGGGGAATAAGAAAGGCATTCCGTTCTATGAGTCACGAGGCTTCACGCTGCAAGGCGAGCGGAAAGCATATGCATCATTGGACGATGAGGATTATGTTTCGTTGCGGTACTTTCGACAAATCTAA
- a CDS encoding IS3 family transposase: protein MIAKALELNRTYCYSLLKPPVPKPKRPSVDKDALVKQWIRKLCEEFPTYGYRRIQVMLRRRYNLRVNHKRVYRLMKEMGLLVKTPRRGASRAKRRGKIPVTRSNEHFQCDMTKVWCGKDGWGYLFAVIDAYDREIVGYSFSRFCRTEDLLKAVDMALNYRFPNGVQGAGLTLRTDNGCQMTSRRFIQAMKACQINHERTGHNNPDADGYIERFFRSLKEEKVWLQEYSSFTEAKAAIESYIHFYNTDRPHSALGYRSPSEFRNWKMQQNAA, encoded by the coding sequence GTGATTGCGAAAGCATTGGAGCTGAACCGGACGTACTGTTACAGTTTGCTGAAGCCGCCTGTGCCAAAACCGAAGCGGCCTTCTGTGGACAAGGACGCTCTGGTCAAACAGTGGATTCGGAAACTGTGCGAAGAATTCCCCACGTACGGATACCGGCGAATCCAAGTCATGCTGCGTCGCCGATACAACCTGCGGGTGAACCATAAGCGGGTGTACCGGTTGATGAAGGAAATGGGGCTGCTGGTGAAAACTCCGAGGCGGGGCGCTTCACGAGCGAAACGGCGAGGGAAGATACCGGTCACCAGGTCCAACGAGCATTTCCAGTGCGACATGACGAAGGTGTGGTGTGGGAAAGACGGCTGGGGATATCTGTTTGCCGTGATTGATGCTTATGACCGGGAGATTGTGGGGTACTCGTTTTCCCGGTTCTGCCGTACAGAGGACCTGCTGAAGGCTGTGGATATGGCACTGAACTATCGCTTCCCGAACGGCGTTCAAGGTGCCGGTTTGACATTGCGAACCGACAATGGCTGCCAGATGACGAGTCGACGGTTCATTCAAGCGATGAAGGCCTGCCAAATCAACCACGAGCGGACGGGTCACAACAACCCCGATGCTGACGGATACATCGAGCGATTCTTCCGGTCGCTGAAGGAGGAGAAGGTCTGGCTGCAAGAATACAGCAGCTTTACCGAGGCGAAAGCGGCGATCGAGTCATACATTCACTTTTACAACACGGACCGACCTCATTCCGCACTAGGTTATCGGTCACCGTCGGAATTCAGAAACTGGAAAATGCAACAGAACGCAGCGTGA
- a CDS encoding sodium:solute symporter family protein: MAAVVFGLIMLFSLVLAVLARRGHRVMNIDQYLVGGRSFSGFLLFFLAVGEIYSIGTMIGFPGGIYADGASYGIWFLGYILLAYPVGYFLAPLIWRAGHRYKANTVPDLFKGHYSHRGLELVVTISSIIFAIPWAQLQFSGLEVAMSALGFHWSPATTVIISSCIAFLYIAVSGVKAPAFISILKDVAMLFAIVIVGFAVLLAIHGIPHLFAVARMRGDSVDVVKRSDMVFALSTIFFQSLGFYLNAAPMIFTARSEATVKKTQTFMPLYMMMYPFLVMASYFALIVMPHLHQPDNAFMAVVVRLMPSWLIGVVAAGAALSGILVLAVYCLGLAAQVSRNLMPNVPERAQTNWVRMIVVAYLLLSMGLTLLAPTLMLTLINTAYYGFTQLFPGFLAMFFFRRLTPVGIAAGIIVGDISVLALYVTHANLFNINIGLIALVINFVVTLVVSAVTRSAVPTWKPVAHVPERVETGV; encoded by the coding sequence ATGGCGGCGGTCGTCTTTGGTCTCATTATGCTGTTCTCGCTGGTCTTGGCGGTGTTGGCGCGACGTGGACATCGTGTGATGAATATCGATCAATATCTGGTTGGCGGCCGCTCGTTCAGTGGTTTTCTCCTGTTCTTTCTGGCAGTCGGGGAAATCTACAGCATTGGCACGATGATTGGATTTCCCGGCGGCATTTACGCGGATGGGGCGTCGTATGGAATCTGGTTCTTGGGTTATATCTTGCTCGCGTATCCTGTTGGATACTTTCTTGCTCCGCTCATCTGGCGGGCCGGACACCGATACAAGGCCAACACCGTACCGGACCTGTTCAAGGGGCATTATTCACATCGGGGACTGGAGCTGGTTGTCACCATCTCTTCCATTATCTTCGCCATTCCTTGGGCACAATTGCAGTTTTCCGGCCTCGAAGTTGCGATGAGTGCGCTCGGGTTCCACTGGTCTCCGGCAACCACCGTCATCATCTCCAGTTGCATTGCATTCCTCTATATTGCGGTGTCAGGGGTGAAGGCGCCGGCGTTCATTTCGATTCTGAAGGATGTTGCGATGTTGTTTGCCATTGTCATTGTGGGCTTTGCGGTCTTACTTGCCATCCACGGGATTCCCCATTTGTTCGCTGTCGCCAGAATGCGAGGGGATTCTGTGGACGTGGTGAAGCGTTCCGACATGGTGTTTGCACTCAGCACAATCTTCTTCCAGTCCCTCGGCTTTTACCTGAACGCGGCACCGATGATCTTCACCGCGCGATCGGAAGCGACGGTGAAGAAAACACAGACATTCATGCCACTTTACATGATGATGTATCCGTTTCTCGTGATGGCCTCCTATTTTGCTCTGATTGTGATGCCGCATTTGCATCAGCCCGACAACGCGTTCATGGCGGTGGTTGTGCGTCTGATGCCATCCTGGCTGATTGGTGTCGTGGCGGCCGGTGCTGCGCTGTCAGGAATCTTGGTGCTGGCTGTGTACTGTTTGGGACTGGCCGCACAGGTTTCGCGCAATCTGATGCCGAACGTCCCCGAACGGGCGCAGACGAACTGGGTTCGAATGATTGTGGTTGCGTATCTCTTGCTCTCCATGGGTCTCACCCTGCTAGCGCCGACACTGATGTTGACGCTGATTAACACGGCATATTACGGCTTCACGCAGCTCTTTCCGGGATTTCTTGCCATGTTTTTCTTCCGTCGGTTAACGCCAGTGGGGATCGCCGCAGGCATCATTGTCGGAGATATATCGGTCCTCGCGCTCTATGTGACCCACGCCAATCTATTCAACATCAACATTGGCTTAATTGCGCTGGTGATCAATTTTGTCGTAACGCTTGTGGTCAGTGCGGTCACCCGCAGCGCTGTGCCGACGTGGAAGCCGGTCGCGCATGTTCCGGAACGGGTAGAGACAGGCGTGTAA
- a CDS encoding DUF3311 domain-containing protein yields the protein MSILGVLPFTGSLHTSVLGFPFIYFWIFLWFPLTSVCLWISWYAFDRHRYQEDVVREEELD from the coding sequence GTGTCCATCCTAGGTGTCCTGCCGTTCACCGGCTCATTGCACACGAGTGTCTTGGGTTTTCCTTTTATATATTTTTGGATTTTTCTGTGGTTTCCCCTAACGTCGGTTTGCCTGTGGATATCTTGGTACGCTTTTGACCGCCACAGGTATCAAGAGGACGTCGTTCGAGAAGAGGAGCTGGACTAA
- a CDS encoding amidohydrolase: MADLHQRGFRLATHGNGDRAIGSILDAYAHCLQVAPRKDHRHRIEHVQTATVEDLHRMQELGVAASFFINHVYYWGDRHRRLFLGPERASRINPLRDAVERKILFTLHSDCPITPISPLFSVWAAVNRVTRDGEVLGAPQRIDVERALKAMTIDGARLNFDEQHAGSIEAGKRADFVVLGADPTKVHPLEIRTIPIQSTWIEGRVVFGPGV; this comes from the coding sequence ATGGCGGATTTGCACCAGCGAGGATTTCGGCTCGCGACGCACGGCAACGGCGACCGCGCGATTGGATCGATTTTGGATGCCTACGCACACTGTCTCCAGGTGGCCCCGCGCAAGGACCACCGCCACCGCATTGAACACGTGCAAACCGCAACCGTCGAAGACTTGCATCGCATGCAGGAACTGGGTGTGGCCGCGTCCTTTTTTATCAACCATGTCTACTATTGGGGCGACCGGCACCGCAGACTGTTTCTTGGGCCAGAGCGAGCCAGTCGGATCAATCCGCTTCGGGATGCGGTTGAGCGCAAAATCTTGTTTACACTGCATTCCGATTGTCCAATTACGCCGATTTCTCCTTTGTTTTCGGTATGGGCGGCAGTCAATCGCGTGACGCGTGACGGCGAAGTGTTGGGCGCACCGCAGCGCATTGACGTGGAACGTGCGCTGAAGGCCATGACCATCGACGGGGCTCGATTGAATTTTGACGAACAGCACGCGGGCAGTATCGAGGCGGGAAAGCGTGCAGATTTTGTGGTACTGGGCGCAGATCCGACGAAGGTTCACCCACTCGAAATCAGGACGATTCCGATTCAATCGACATGGATCGAAGGACGCGTCGTGTTTGGTCCGGGCGTGTGA
- a CDS encoding TetR/AcrR family transcriptional regulator, giving the protein MNASVNMPITRERIVNASWELLRECGIEQFTMRKLAKQLDIKAASLYWHFQSKQQIFQFLANEIAQKVVLSAQNEGDWKEQLYRFGNHFRNQLEKYPCSAHLMIQTVPSGAQYIDLINHMLKIVEPLPISDRRKFSSIACVLNFVLSFELDKYQQHKNDVAMKGVRQEIEPTVGNLPEPLRRMYLNGVFSDLGSDSMFQTGLKILIFGIEQLSMTEKET; this is encoded by the coding sequence ATGAATGCAAGCGTGAATATGCCTATTACACGAGAAAGAATCGTCAACGCTTCGTGGGAATTGCTTCGCGAATGCGGTATAGAACAATTCACGATGCGAAAATTGGCCAAACAACTCGACATCAAAGCTGCTTCCCTGTATTGGCACTTTCAGAGTAAACAACAAATTTTTCAATTCCTTGCAAATGAGATTGCACAGAAGGTCGTGCTTTCAGCCCAAAATGAAGGAGATTGGAAGGAGCAATTGTACCGGTTCGGAAATCACTTTCGCAACCAACTTGAGAAATACCCGTGTTCTGCTCATTTGATGATTCAGACAGTGCCATCAGGAGCACAATACATCGATCTTATAAACCACATGCTTAAAATTGTTGAACCACTACCGATCAGTGACCGAAGAAAGTTTTCCTCGATTGCCTGCGTGTTGAACTTTGTTCTTTCTTTTGAGTTGGATAAGTATCAGCAGCACAAAAACGATGTGGCGATGAAAGGCGTACGCCAAGAGATTGAGCCAACCGTCGGCAATCTGCCTGAACCATTGCGAAGAATGTACCTTAATGGCGTGTTCAGCGATCTTGGTTCCGACAGCATGTTCCAAACCGGTCTAAAAATTCTTATTTTTGGCATTGAACAACTTTCAATGACGGAAAAAGAGACATGA
- a CDS encoding heavy-metal-associated domain-containing protein yields the protein MTTATIPVKGMTCDGCVNAVTKALKGVQGVQEANVDLAGQKATVTFDDTKTSVEALKEAVEEAGYDTD from the coding sequence ATGACAACTGCTACCATTCCCGTAAAAGGGATGACCTGCGATGGGTGTGTCAACGCCGTCACCAAGGCACTGAAAGGTGTGCAGGGTGTGCAGGAAGCCAACGTGGATTTGGCTGGCCAGAAAGCCACGGTGACGTTTGATGACACCAAGACCAGCGTAGAGGCCCTGAAGGAAGCCGTCGAAGAAGCGGGCTACGATACAGATTAA
- a CDS encoding VOC family protein — MIKGLYEAHLPVSDIDRSIEFYHGLGLEIAYKGPRVTFFWIEKGKSWLGLWPSEHAKTPYHPSVRHVAFYVELEDMKRAQEWLADHGIAVRDAFGVVGEDQPLILQNSANYHAAIYFDDPDGNSLEFITPLKLDAPSVTYHDGMALKQWLKANHL; from the coding sequence ATGATCAAGGGGCTATACGAGGCGCACCTACCGGTAAGCGACATAGACAGGTCCATCGAGTTTTACCACGGGCTCGGTCTGGAAATTGCATACAAGGGGCCACGAGTCACCTTCTTCTGGATTGAGAAAGGCAAGAGCTGGCTCGGACTCTGGCCGTCGGAACATGCAAAAACACCATACCATCCGTCGGTTCGGCATGTGGCTTTTTACGTGGAACTCGAAGATATGAAGCGGGCGCAAGAGTGGCTAGCAGACCATGGAATTGCGGTCAGGGACGCTTTCGGTGTGGTTGGGGAAGACCAGCCACTGATCCTTCAGAACAGTGCAAACTACCATGCCGCCATATACTTCGACGATCCGGACGGGAATTCTCTCGAGTTCATTACGCCGCTTAAATTGGACGCTCCAAGCGTCACATATCATGATGGTATGGCGCTCAAACAGTGGCTCAAGGCCAACCATTTGTAA